One genomic segment of Nitrososphaera sp. includes these proteins:
- a CDS encoding CoA-binding protein — MRTDSHSDEQLKNIYKSYNRIAVVGMSKNEEKAAGYVPRYLMAQGYAVTPVNPTADQIMGHKSFQKVSQIQDRVDIVDIFRPSDDVLEVVKDAVTKPGIKLIWMQEGIYNEEAEKLAKSHSIDVIYNRCMMAEHKRLFADHA; from the coding sequence ATGAGAACTGATTCACACTCGGATGAACAACTGAAGAACATCTACAAATCATACAATCGCATAGCCGTGGTTGGAATGTCAAAGAACGAGGAAAAGGCTGCTGGTTATGTCCCCCGATACCTCATGGCACAGGGCTACGCAGTTACTCCCGTGAATCCGACCGCCGACCAGATAATGGGCCACAAGTCCTTTCAAAAGGTTAGCCAGATACAGGATCGGGTAGATATTGTGGACATCTTTAGACCTTCAGACGATGTTCTTGAGGTGGTAAAGGATGCCGTGACGAAGCCCGGGATCAAACTCATCTGGATGCAAGAAGGCATCTACAACGAAGAGGCGGAAAAACTCGCCAAAAGCCACTCGATAGATGTTATTTACAACAGGTGCATGATGGCAGAGCACAAGAGGTTGTTTGCCGACCACGCTTGA
- the purF gene encoding amidophosphoribosyltransferase, with amino-acid sequence MVHENCGVVGAFSRTGQNVVPLVIDMLRALQHRGQEAWGFAVPGKQPFKKLGLVSQHASEFPSIVKRFRSHAAIGHVRYSTFGRSSIDNAQPLKVKDLCIAHNGTIANVEELSGMVGGCTFTPQTMSDTLVAAQRLVMHLTAKPDMAEAINILKGEMIGSFCFTFLTDEASVYAARDTRGFRPLVLGYHKETDSFMVASESCAFAAIGAQLQRDVEPGELLKLNDNGVESRKFAIEKQHAHCAFEYTYFAHPSSIMEGISIYAARKRMGQFLANKFPIMDADVVVPVPDSARPAAFGYAQELGLVFEEGLLKNRYSKRGSMRSFIEPYQDTRIEINREIIPIKQVIEGKHVVVVDDSIVRGTSSASIIRTLRAVGAKKISLVVTYPPVRYPCYAGIDFPSQEELIAFHPQNESESNTVLASRVAAAISADYVAYNDTSNLARAIGLPEDELCFTCSTGNYTTLGVKPSFKSRVEMKGE; translated from the coding sequence TTGGTTCATGAAAATTGCGGCGTGGTGGGAGCGTTTTCCCGAACGGGGCAGAATGTTGTCCCGCTAGTCATTGACATGCTCCGGGCCTTGCAGCACAGGGGGCAGGAGGCCTGGGGCTTTGCCGTGCCGGGCAAGCAGCCATTCAAAAAGTTGGGACTTGTTTCTCAGCATGCGAGCGAGTTTCCAAGCATCGTTAAGCGATTTAGGTCCCATGCCGCGATAGGCCATGTTCGCTACTCGACTTTCGGGAGAAGTTCAATTGACAATGCCCAACCCCTAAAAGTAAAGGATCTGTGCATTGCGCACAACGGAACCATCGCAAATGTCGAGGAGCTGTCAGGCATGGTGGGCGGTTGCACCTTTACACCGCAGACCATGAGCGACACGCTTGTTGCGGCGCAGAGACTGGTGATGCATCTTACGGCAAAGCCAGACATGGCTGAGGCGATCAACATCCTGAAAGGCGAAATGATCGGCTCATTTTGTTTTACCTTTTTGACTGATGAAGCATCAGTTTATGCGGCCCGAGACACAAGAGGCTTCAGACCGCTGGTGCTTGGATACCATAAAGAAACAGATTCGTTTATGGTTGCTTCCGAATCTTGCGCGTTTGCGGCTATCGGCGCCCAGTTACAGCGTGATGTCGAGCCCGGGGAATTGTTGAAGCTAAACGACAACGGTGTCGAGAGCCGAAAATTCGCCATCGAGAAACAGCACGCCCACTGTGCTTTTGAATATACCTACTTCGCGCATCCCTCCAGCATAATGGAAGGCATAAGCATTTACGCTGCAAGGAAAAGAATGGGCCAGTTTCTAGCGAACAAGTTTCCCATCATGGACGCAGATGTCGTTGTTCCTGTCCCTGACTCGGCGCGTCCTGCAGCATTTGGATATGCTCAGGAACTAGGGCTTGTATTTGAAGAGGGTCTGTTGAAGAACAGATACAGCAAGAGAGGCTCCATGAGGAGTTTTATCGAACCGTACCAGGATACTAGGATCGAAATTAACCGCGAGATAATACCGATAAAACAGGTAATCGAAGGCAAACACGTCGTGGTAGTTGACGATAGCATCGTCCGAGGGACTAGTTCAGCCTCAATAATCAGAACTCTCAGGGCCGTGGGAGCGAAAAAAATCAGCCTAGTCGTGACCTATCCGCCCGTAAGGTATCCTTGCTACGCGGGAATCGACTTTCCATCCCAGGAGGAACTAATAGCGTTCCACCCTCAAAATGAATCAGAATCCAATACAGTGCTTGCCTCAAGGGTGGCGGCGGCGATCAGCGCTGATTATGTCGCATACAACGATACCAGCAACCTGGCAAGAGCGATAGGGCTGCCCGAAGACGAGCTGTGTTTTACATGCTCTACAGGCAATTACACAACACTTGGGGTCAAGCCCTCGTTCAAGTCGAGGGTAGAGATGAAGGGCGAATGA